One window from the genome of Hippocampus zosterae strain Florida chromosome 7, ASM2543408v3, whole genome shotgun sequence encodes:
- the mms19 gene encoding MMS19 nucleotide excision repair protein homolog isoform X1: protein MAEESPVLVSLVEEFVSGLQDSKAKDTAAGLKNGEFTVLQLVEALGPSLTSTQPQTRARGVKLLSEVLQECYEDLTQKEVEVLLSFYENRLKDHYVTTPPVLQGLGTLIQCPALPPGATVSILKSLFQDVHVQSLLLADRACVYKMLINVMDTREAELKALGADFVFGFVQSMDGERDPRNLLLAFQIAKRIIHRGYSLGKFAEELFEVTSCYFPIDFTPPPNDPHGITREELIQELREVLTGTPKFAEFLLPLIVEKLDSDVQSAKLDSLQTLAACVARYEHKDLAGFLEGLWASLRREVFQTSSERIESAGLAALTAITSCLSRSVQSSDSEDALGIFLEMVLNDCKHHLCEPDLKLVWPAAKLLQASCSASNRASHIILAAVMPAIIEQYNSKNQCSHRRTLLEVMQRFVQSVKSSESSENEELVLSGVCPSLCSVTFAALSETNGSLQVTAMSVLISLARQAGLLSNSQIELAVDHLTRLVLSEEDDKISLAVFSCAGGLAELHPTVFITNMIPRIKKVIFSESIQQDGDSAQHTQPAVRQRCLSVLAAVSIKPSVAQESTPVLLEVLGAAHSGELGFSSEEAVLACSSLKTIAERVEDTEDSGRCFHDIIIPRLLSLALQAALKGENSTAHHSPLTEEAVLSTMVGVISTACARLQPTLAGQTAARFVSLFLDGDVSFLPGNSFPSQIKLLANQHGNSWRQSRMVCLLMGCVCSLPRTAAVPQMERLLSELEEMSCTCSHVMSYTSAAKCFAGLLNKIPAGDFLDGLLQKAMPRILSELNSAASIVRMQAFTLMLWVAKALLLRYHPTCAALTDKLFSLLDDADLGPVVADGFSLLMSDSADVLSRACHADVRIMYRQRFFSENSAKLVQGFNAAPQEKKPNYLKALSNIVNKLLKQVQVTELPALLSLLLEALTYPDQSVQLSTLSCLEPVIADPPAALIQQLEALVVRLLPLTSAPNMNVKIASLRCIHALSRFPEHEVLPFRARVLRALARPLDDKKRLVRREAVQARGEWFLLGSPGGR, encoded by the exons ATGGCTGAAGAAAGTCCAGTGCTGGTGTCACTGGTGGAGGAATTTGTCTCGGGATTGCAAGACAGTAAAGCCAAAGATACAGCCGCAG GTCTCAAAAATGGAGAGTTTACTGTTCTGCAGCTGGTGGAAGCACTGGG accGAGTCTGACCAGTACTCAGCCTCAAACTCGAGCCAGAGGAGTCAAACTGCTCTCTGAGGTGTTACAGGAGTGCTATGAAGACCTCACACAGAAAGAAG TGGAAGTTCTTCTCTCGTTCTATGAGAACCGGCTGAAAGACCATTATGTCACCACACCACCTGTCTTACAGGGACTCGGGACATTG ATCCAATGCCCAGCATTGCCTCCCGGCGCAACAGTTTCCATACTGAAATCCTTGTTCCAGGATGTTCATGTTCAG TCGCTGTTGCTGGCTGACAGAGCGTGTGTCTATAAGATGCTCATTAATGTCATGGACACCAGAGAAGCtg AATTGAAGGCATTAGGAGCCGACTTTGTGTTTGGTTTTGTCCAGTCGATGGATGGGGAGCGGGATCCTCGTAACCTCCTCTTAGCCTTCCAAATTGCCAAGAGGATCATCCACAGAGGTTATAGTCTAG gtaaatTTGCAGAGGAGCTTTTTGAGGTGACGTCCTGCTATTTCCCCATTGACTTTACTCCG CCCCCCAATGACCCTCACGGCATCACCAGAGAGGAACTGATACAAGAACTGAGGGAAGTCCTCACGGGAACTCCAAAATTTGCTGAG TTTCTGTTGCCCCTAATCGTTGAAAAGCTGGACTCTGACGTTCAGAGTGCAAAGCTGGACTCTCTTCAGACCCTG gcTGCTTGCGTGGCACGGTATGAACACAAGGACTTGGCAGGATTCCTTGAGGGACTGTGGGCATCACTGCGCAGAGAG GTGTTCCAAACTTCGAGTGAAAGGATCGAGTCAGCGGGCCTCGCTGCTCTGACCGCGATCACTTCCTGTCTTTCTCGCTCTGTTCAAAGCTCAGATTCTGAAGATGCCCTCGGCATCTTCCTGGAGATGGTTCTCAACG ACTGCAAGCATCACCTCTGCGAGCCCGACCTGAAGCTAGTTTGGCCCGCCGCTAAGCTACTCCAGGCTAGCTGCAGCGCTTCCAACAGGGCGAGTCACATCATATTAGCAGCTGTCATGCCAGCGATCATCGAGCAGTACAACAGCAAAAACCAG TGTTCCCATCGACGGACGTTATTGGAGGTGATGCAGCGGTTCGTTCAGTCTGTAAAAAGCAGCGAGTCGTCAGAAAACG AAGAGCTCGTTCTTTCAGGCGTCTGTCCGTCCTTGTGCAGCGTCACCTTCGCAGCTCTGTCAGAGACCAACGGCAGCCTGCAGGTCACAGCCATGTCTGTGCTCATCTCTCTCGCGCGACAAGCAG gtttgtTATCAAACTCTCAAATCGAGCTGGCGGTCGATCATTTGACTCGTCTGGTACTGTCAGAGGAAGACGACAAAATCAG TCTTGCCGTGTTCTCGTGCGCTGGCGGCTTGGCAGAACTGCACCCGACCGTTTTCATCACCAATATGATCCCGAGGATAAAGAAAGTGATCTTTTCTG AGTCGATACAACAAGATGGAGATTCCGCGCAACACACGCAACCGGCCGTGCGTCAACGCTGTTTGTCCGTGTTAGCTGCGGTTTCCATCAAGCCCAGCGTCGCTCAGGAGAGCACGCCCGTCCTCTTGGAAGTCCTCGGTGCAGCGCATTCCG GCGAACTTGGATTCTCATCAGAGGAGGCGGTGTTGGCGTGCAGCAGCTTAAAGACAATAGCCGAGCGAGTCGAAGACACAGAAGACTCCGGACGATGCTTCCACGATATCATCATCCCGCGACTGCTTTCGTTAGCGCTGCAAGCCGCACTTAAAG GCGAGAATTCAACTGCTCACCACAGTCCTCTGACAGAGGAGGCGGTTCTGTCCACCATGGTCGGCGTCATCAGTACAGCTTGCGCCAGGCTGCAACCGAC ACTGGCGGGCCAGACAGCTGCGCGTTTTGTGTCGCTCTTCCTGGACGGTGACGTCTCCTTTTTGCCCGGCAACTCCTTCCCTTCGCAAATAAAGCTGCTTGCAAAT CAGCACGGGAACTCTTGGAGGCAATCTCGGATGGTTTGCCTGCTGATGGGATGTGTGTGTTCGCTACCTCGCACT gcgGCGGTGCCCCAAATGGAGCGCCTGCTTTCAGAGCTGGAAGAGATGAGTTGCACGTGCAGCCACGTGATGTCATACACTTCCGCCGCCAAGTGTTTTGCCGGCCTGCTCAACAAGATCCCCGCGG GTGACTTTCTTGACGGTCTACTTCAAAAGGCAATGCCCAgaattttgagtgagttgaacTCGGCGGCTTCGATTGTCCGCATGCAGGCATTCACGCTAATGCTATGG GTTGCCAAGGCTCTGCTTCTTCGCTATCACCCAACATGCGCAGCACTAACTGACAAG CTCTTCTCGCTGCTTGATGATGCCGATCTGGGCCCCGTGGTGGCCGACGGCTTCTCGCTGCTGATGAGTGATTCGGCGGACGTCCTGAGCCGCGCTTGTCACGCAGACGTGCGCATCATGTACCGCCAACGCTTCTTCAGCGAGAACTCGGCCAAGCTGGTGCAAGGTTTCAACGCGGCGCCCCAAG AGAAGAAACCAAACTACCTGAAGGCTCTGTCCAACATAGTCAACAAACTACTCAAACAGGTTCAAGTTACTGAACTACCAGCG CTGTTGTCGCTGTTGCTTGAGGCCCTGACGTATCCAGACCAGAGCGTCCAGCTGTCCACTCTGTCCTGTCTGGAGCCCGTCATTGCCGACCCACCGGCGGCACTCATCCAACAGCTGGAGGCTTTGGTCGTCAGACTGCTGCCCCTCACATCCGCTCCCAACATG AATGTCAAGATCGCATCGCTGCGCTGCATCCACGCCCTTTCCCGCTTCCCTGAGCATGAG GTGTTGCCATTTCGGGCCCGAGTGCTGCGGGCCTTGGCTAGACCTCTGGACGACAAGAAGAGGCTGGTGAGGAGAGAGGCGGTTCAGGCGCGGGGAGAGTG GTTCCTTTTGGGAAGTCCTGGAGgaaggtga
- the mms19 gene encoding MMS19 nucleotide excision repair protein homolog isoform X2, with translation MAEESPVLVSLVEEFVSGLQDSKAKDTAAGLKNGEFTVLQLVEALGPSLTSTQPQTRARGVKLLSEVLQECYEDLTQKEVEVLLSFYENRLKDHYVTTPPVLQGLGTLIQCPALPPGATVSILKSLFQDVHVQSLLLADRACVYKMLINVMDTREAELKALGADFVFGFVQSMDGERDPRNLLLAFQIAKRIIHRGYSLGKFAEELFEVTSCYFPIDFTPPPNDPHGITREELIQELREVLTGTPKFAEFLLPLIVEKLDSDVQSAKLDSLQTLAACVARYEHKDLAGFLEGLWASLRREVFQTSSERIESAGLAALTAITSCLSRSVQSSDSEDALGIFLEMVLNDCKHHLCEPDLKLVWPAAKLLQASCSASNRASHIILAAVMPAIIEQYNSKNQCSHRRTLLEVMQRFVQSVKSSESSENEELVLSGVCPSLCSVTFAALSETNGSLQVTAMSVLISLARQAGLLSNSQIELAVDHLTRLVLSEEDDKISLAVFSCAGGLAELHPTVFITNMIPRIKKVIFSESIQQDGDSAQHTQPAVRQRCLSVLAAVSIKPSVAQESTPVLLEVLGAAHSGELGFSSEEAVLACSSLKTIAERVEDTEDSGRCFHDIIIPRLLSLALQAALKGENSTAHHSPLTEEAVLSTMVGVISTACARLQPTLAGQTAARFVSLFLDGDVSFLPGNSFPSQIKLLANHGNSWRQSRMVCLLMGCVCSLPRTAAVPQMERLLSELEEMSCTCSHVMSYTSAAKCFAGLLNKIPAGDFLDGLLQKAMPRILSELNSAASIVRMQAFTLMLWVAKALLLRYHPTCAALTDKLFSLLDDADLGPVVADGFSLLMSDSADVLSRACHADVRIMYRQRFFSENSAKLVQGFNAAPQEKKPNYLKALSNIVNKLLKQVQVTELPALLSLLLEALTYPDQSVQLSTLSCLEPVIADPPAALIQQLEALVVRLLPLTSAPNMNVKIASLRCIHALSRFPEHEVLPFRARVLRALARPLDDKKRLVRREAVQARGEWFLLGSPGGR, from the exons ATGGCTGAAGAAAGTCCAGTGCTGGTGTCACTGGTGGAGGAATTTGTCTCGGGATTGCAAGACAGTAAAGCCAAAGATACAGCCGCAG GTCTCAAAAATGGAGAGTTTACTGTTCTGCAGCTGGTGGAAGCACTGGG accGAGTCTGACCAGTACTCAGCCTCAAACTCGAGCCAGAGGAGTCAAACTGCTCTCTGAGGTGTTACAGGAGTGCTATGAAGACCTCACACAGAAAGAAG TGGAAGTTCTTCTCTCGTTCTATGAGAACCGGCTGAAAGACCATTATGTCACCACACCACCTGTCTTACAGGGACTCGGGACATTG ATCCAATGCCCAGCATTGCCTCCCGGCGCAACAGTTTCCATACTGAAATCCTTGTTCCAGGATGTTCATGTTCAG TCGCTGTTGCTGGCTGACAGAGCGTGTGTCTATAAGATGCTCATTAATGTCATGGACACCAGAGAAGCtg AATTGAAGGCATTAGGAGCCGACTTTGTGTTTGGTTTTGTCCAGTCGATGGATGGGGAGCGGGATCCTCGTAACCTCCTCTTAGCCTTCCAAATTGCCAAGAGGATCATCCACAGAGGTTATAGTCTAG gtaaatTTGCAGAGGAGCTTTTTGAGGTGACGTCCTGCTATTTCCCCATTGACTTTACTCCG CCCCCCAATGACCCTCACGGCATCACCAGAGAGGAACTGATACAAGAACTGAGGGAAGTCCTCACGGGAACTCCAAAATTTGCTGAG TTTCTGTTGCCCCTAATCGTTGAAAAGCTGGACTCTGACGTTCAGAGTGCAAAGCTGGACTCTCTTCAGACCCTG gcTGCTTGCGTGGCACGGTATGAACACAAGGACTTGGCAGGATTCCTTGAGGGACTGTGGGCATCACTGCGCAGAGAG GTGTTCCAAACTTCGAGTGAAAGGATCGAGTCAGCGGGCCTCGCTGCTCTGACCGCGATCACTTCCTGTCTTTCTCGCTCTGTTCAAAGCTCAGATTCTGAAGATGCCCTCGGCATCTTCCTGGAGATGGTTCTCAACG ACTGCAAGCATCACCTCTGCGAGCCCGACCTGAAGCTAGTTTGGCCCGCCGCTAAGCTACTCCAGGCTAGCTGCAGCGCTTCCAACAGGGCGAGTCACATCATATTAGCAGCTGTCATGCCAGCGATCATCGAGCAGTACAACAGCAAAAACCAG TGTTCCCATCGACGGACGTTATTGGAGGTGATGCAGCGGTTCGTTCAGTCTGTAAAAAGCAGCGAGTCGTCAGAAAACG AAGAGCTCGTTCTTTCAGGCGTCTGTCCGTCCTTGTGCAGCGTCACCTTCGCAGCTCTGTCAGAGACCAACGGCAGCCTGCAGGTCACAGCCATGTCTGTGCTCATCTCTCTCGCGCGACAAGCAG gtttgtTATCAAACTCTCAAATCGAGCTGGCGGTCGATCATTTGACTCGTCTGGTACTGTCAGAGGAAGACGACAAAATCAG TCTTGCCGTGTTCTCGTGCGCTGGCGGCTTGGCAGAACTGCACCCGACCGTTTTCATCACCAATATGATCCCGAGGATAAAGAAAGTGATCTTTTCTG AGTCGATACAACAAGATGGAGATTCCGCGCAACACACGCAACCGGCCGTGCGTCAACGCTGTTTGTCCGTGTTAGCTGCGGTTTCCATCAAGCCCAGCGTCGCTCAGGAGAGCACGCCCGTCCTCTTGGAAGTCCTCGGTGCAGCGCATTCCG GCGAACTTGGATTCTCATCAGAGGAGGCGGTGTTGGCGTGCAGCAGCTTAAAGACAATAGCCGAGCGAGTCGAAGACACAGAAGACTCCGGACGATGCTTCCACGATATCATCATCCCGCGACTGCTTTCGTTAGCGCTGCAAGCCGCACTTAAAG GCGAGAATTCAACTGCTCACCACAGTCCTCTGACAGAGGAGGCGGTTCTGTCCACCATGGTCGGCGTCATCAGTACAGCTTGCGCCAGGCTGCAACCGAC ACTGGCGGGCCAGACAGCTGCGCGTTTTGTGTCGCTCTTCCTGGACGGTGACGTCTCCTTTTTGCCCGGCAACTCCTTCCCTTCGCAAATAAAGCTGCTTGCAAAT CACGGGAACTCTTGGAGGCAATCTCGGATGGTTTGCCTGCTGATGGGATGTGTGTGTTCGCTACCTCGCACT gcgGCGGTGCCCCAAATGGAGCGCCTGCTTTCAGAGCTGGAAGAGATGAGTTGCACGTGCAGCCACGTGATGTCATACACTTCCGCCGCCAAGTGTTTTGCCGGCCTGCTCAACAAGATCCCCGCGG GTGACTTTCTTGACGGTCTACTTCAAAAGGCAATGCCCAgaattttgagtgagttgaacTCGGCGGCTTCGATTGTCCGCATGCAGGCATTCACGCTAATGCTATGG GTTGCCAAGGCTCTGCTTCTTCGCTATCACCCAACATGCGCAGCACTAACTGACAAG CTCTTCTCGCTGCTTGATGATGCCGATCTGGGCCCCGTGGTGGCCGACGGCTTCTCGCTGCTGATGAGTGATTCGGCGGACGTCCTGAGCCGCGCTTGTCACGCAGACGTGCGCATCATGTACCGCCAACGCTTCTTCAGCGAGAACTCGGCCAAGCTGGTGCAAGGTTTCAACGCGGCGCCCCAAG AGAAGAAACCAAACTACCTGAAGGCTCTGTCCAACATAGTCAACAAACTACTCAAACAGGTTCAAGTTACTGAACTACCAGCG CTGTTGTCGCTGTTGCTTGAGGCCCTGACGTATCCAGACCAGAGCGTCCAGCTGTCCACTCTGTCCTGTCTGGAGCCCGTCATTGCCGACCCACCGGCGGCACTCATCCAACAGCTGGAGGCTTTGGTCGTCAGACTGCTGCCCCTCACATCCGCTCCCAACATG AATGTCAAGATCGCATCGCTGCGCTGCATCCACGCCCTTTCCCGCTTCCCTGAGCATGAG GTGTTGCCATTTCGGGCCCGAGTGCTGCGGGCCTTGGCTAGACCTCTGGACGACAAGAAGAGGCTGGTGAGGAGAGAGGCGGTTCAGGCGCGGGGAGAGTG GTTCCTTTTGGGAAGTCCTGGAGgaaggtga